DNA from Brevibacterium sp. 'Marine':
CAGGGCATCGAGCAGGGTGGTGAGTTTGAGGCCGAGCCTGCGGCACATGATCCACGCGCCCAAGGTGCCGCCGATGAGTGAGCCGAAGATGGCGATGCCGCCCTCCCAGATCGCCCAGACCGAGCCGGGTTCGAACGGATTCCACGGGTTGCGGCCGGGTCCGAAGTAGTCCGTGTAGTGCGTGATGACGTGGTAGATGCGGGCGAAGACGATGGCCATCGGGACGGCCAGAGTCGCGATGTCGAGGACCTGCCAGTCCTCGACGCCGCGCTTGGTCAGGCGACGGTTGGTCAGCACGATGGCGATGATGATGCCCGCGAGGATGCACAGCGCATAGAAGTGGATCGTCAGCGGTCCGAGTTGGAAGCTCGAGATGGACGGGCTGGGGATCGCTGCCGAGATGTCGTGCGGAAGTGTGGTCTCGGCGAGGAGTGCGCTCGTGGGAACTGCAGGCATGAGCCCAGTCTATTTGTGGTGGCTGAGAATGCGTTATTCGGCTGCCGGCCCGCTGAGCATCCCTTATGCGGCGGCCAGCCCGCCGTCGGTCGCCCGCTCCTCGCGGATGCTCCGGCGGTGGCGCAGTCGGGTCCGCAGCCGGTGGCCGGCCTCGACCAGGGCGAAGCCGATGACGAGGATTCCGAGGGTGACCAGCCCGTGCTCCAAGGGGAACGACCCCGGAGCGAAGACTGGGTCGTTGACGTCATCGAAGCTGGCCAGACGCAGATACAGGGTCTGGAAGACGAATGCCCACAAGTAGGCGACGGCATAGCTGAGGTGGGCGGCGAGTCTTGAGCGGAGGAGGTAGCCGAGCCAAAAGGCTCCGAGCGCGGTGACGATGGCGATCATGGTGATCATTCCCTTGAGATGGACGGTGGCGTGAGCAGGGAGATTCCCGGTCCGGAAAGGTGCGGCAGCGCAGCCTCGGTGCGACCGGTGACAAGCAGGAGCAGATCGCCGAGGCGGCCCTCGATCAGTTCGCCTGATCCGACGGCGAAGTTCGCGTCGGAGGCGGAGAGTTTCGCGTCGGTGGCGGAAAGTCGAATGCCGCGCAGTCGTCGCTGCGCGTGGAACGGCCAGCCCATCGACCAAGCATGCGCGAAGGCGGCGAGGCCCGCGCTGGTGGGGATCATGCGATCGATCCCGAGCGGCCGTGCGATGTCCTGTCCGTGGACGATGATGTCGAGGAGGGCATTGTCCGGGTTGGTCAGCGGAGGCAGGTGCCTGGAATCGGCGGTGCGGCGGAGCTCTGTGATGATTTGGTCGGTCGGTCGTTGAGCGTATTCACGGGCGATATCGCGCCCGAAGGCCCAGAGGTCGCCACGGGAGTGCAGGATGCCGACGACGATCTGTCCCAATGTGGGCGCGGTCGGAGTCATCGCCAAGTGCGCTGCCACATCCTGCACGCTCCACTCGGAGCACAGGGACGGGGCCGCCCATTGCTCGGGCGTGAGTGTGTCGAGCGTGTCGGCAAGGCTGAGGCGTTCGCGACTGACGGTGGACCACAGTGCATCATCCATGATGCTTCTCCTCGGTGAAGGGATGGTCTGTCTGTGCGGGAGGAATCCTCCCTCGGTGAAGGGATGGTCTATTTGAGCGGGAGGATTCCTTGGTGAGGCGGCGATCGTCCTGTGCGAGGGCCCGTCTTCAGCGGGTGACCCGATTCAGGGTGGAGTCGTCTTCTGCGGTGAATGAGAGCGGTGGAATAACAGATAATAGTCAGATAGTCTGACTATTATAGAGTGCCTGGCGAGGTGGCACAAGAGCAGTTCGAGCCAGTGAGGAATGCTGATGGGCGAACAGCACACGACGGCGGGTTCGAGTGGGCAGCCGGATTCGAGCCCAGCGCCGAGCCTCGGGATGCTCGCCTTCCTCGCATACCGTCAGATGGAGATGCGATCGATGGACGCAGTCGGAGCCGCCGGGCACACGATCACCCTGTCGCAGGCGCGGCTGTTCGAGCGGGTCAGTCCCGAGGGCTCCCGGCTGACCGAGCTCGCCGATGCCGCGCAGCTGACGAAGCAGAGTGCGGCCTACCTGGTCGATGAACTCATCACGGCCGGCTATTTGGAGCGTTCGAGGGATCCCAAGGACGGTCGTGCCAAGCTCATCTCCATCACCGACCGCGGGTTCGAAGTCATCGCCATCGCCCGCCAGGCGGAGGCCGAGGTTGAGGGCGAATGGAGGATCCACCTCGGGGACGAATCATTCGACATGCTTCAGCGGCTGCTCGTCGAACTGCGCGAAGTCACGGACCCTTTTCGCTGAGGGGTGAACGTGCCGGTGCCCTTCGCGCTCGCATTGGGATGGAGGCGCGGCCGCGGCTCTCGCACCGACGCGGCCGGGGGCGCCTCTCGCGCCGACGCGGGCGGGGAGGCGTCTCTCGCACCGACGGGGCCGGGGGTGAAGTCACAGTGGTGCTTTTTGTGCTCACGCCGGAGTGAAGACAGAGCGGTGCCCTCGAGTCGTCATGCCCGGCTACGTGCCGAAGAGGCCGTCGATGATGTCGTCGGTGATGAACCTCGAGTGGAGGATCGGAGTGCGAGCGGGGTCGATGCTTTCAGGCGGTCGCCATGCTGGCCGCCCGTCGGTGAGCATGAAGACTTCCCAGTCGGAGCGGTCCATGAGGTGGTGGTGGAAGGAGCATAGACAACACATGTTGTTGATGTCGGTCTTGCCGCCCCTGGCGTGCGGCACAACATGGTTTACGTCGCACCACCCAGGGGGCGCGTCACATCCGGGGAACACGCATCCGCGGTCTCGGGCGGTGATGACCGCGGTCTGCTTCTTGTTGGCGAAGCGCTGATCTGTGCAGACTTACACCGTGCGAGCCTTTTCATTCATCAGATGGAAGAAGACAGTGCCGTTGAGGCCGCGTCGAGTGATGTCGTCCATAGGGAAACGGTCGCCGGAGCCTGTGGTGGCTTCGCCGGTGCCGTTGGCGATGTCGGACGCTTTTGCTGTGACGACCAGAGCGTAGGGCGAGCCCTTGGCGGCTTCTTTCATGCTGATGCGCGAGATGAGAGTGGCGAAACGCTCGTAGATCCAGGCCTTCGCATTGGGTTGCTCGCTGATGAGATTGACGGTCGTGCCGTCGGGGCGGACTCCGTGGCCGGCAGGAAAGGACCGAGCGGCAGGGGAGTCTTCGGAATCGGTCGCGGGATCATCTGAAGCCTCGGGGCCACCGGTGGCCTCGCTAACGGCCCACGGTGGAGCATCGAAGCGATCTCCGGTGAGGACGGCGTCGAGAGGCTCGAACTTTTCCTCGCCGCTGGAGGATTCAGCTGTGCTCGCTGTGTTGTCTTTCGCGGATTGGATCCTTGAGGTCAGCAGTCCGTGCAGTTCGGATCCCGCTACAGGGTCGAGGACGCCCTCCAGCCTCCAGTCTCCGTTGCGCTTGGGCCGGGCAGTGATGAAATAGGCAGAACGGTCGCTGGGGTCGAGCGGCTCGGCGCCGTCGGGGTCGATGAGTGCAAGCATCTGACGGAAGATGTCGCGAAGCTCGCTGACAGTCACCGACTTCGCGTACTTCACGAGGTCGGTTTCCACGCGGGATCTCGTCTCATGGTCCACCCACGGGGGCAGCGCCTTGAGGCAGTCTTCGATGACAGTGAGATGCTCCGCGGGCAGGGTGCCGAGGTAGAGCTGTTCGGCGACGAGCGGGTGTTCGGGCTCAAGCGGTTGGCCGTCGAGCGCGACTCGTCCGCCGAGATTCTCTGCGAGCTTTGCTCGGCGGTTCGCTTCTCGGCCCGAGAGGTTGAGGCGTTCCTGGATGAGCGCCTTGGTCGACTTGGCGCCACTGTCTTTAGGCGTGCCGACGCGTTCGTAGACGGCAAGTGCCAAGGTGGACAGGGATTCACTCAGCCGACGCAGCGCCTCGGCCCCGTCGATGACCTGCAGGGCTTCGCCGGGCCCCATCGGCCGGTCGAATGCCCGAAGCCCTGCGACCAGCCCGGTCAGGGAGGCGATCGAGTCGGTGATCTCGGGAGTGCTCGCGGCAAGGTCGTTCCAGGCGGAGTCGGTGAGGACTGGGTGGAGTGAGGTCGGTCGGTGAAAGTCTTCTTCAGCCTCGGGCTGAGCTGCGGCGGGGGCGCTTGCGGTGGCCGGGGTGGCGGGATCAGTGGATGCGGGCTGCGTGGTTGAGCGGTTTTGCTCACTTGTTTCGAACAGCGCGGTCGGGTTCGGCTGTGAAATCGAGTCTGTCGGAGCGTTCGGCTCGATCTCAGTGGACGATGCTGAAGCGTCGGCTGCGTTCGGTTGTTCGGCGTCGGAAGTCGACCCAGCTTCGTCCTGCTCTTCGCCGTCGGTGGAGACGGAGTTGGTCGCTACGGGGGCAAGGGCCTCGAACACCTCGGCGAAGTGGTGGCCGCTGAGGTCGAGCCCGGCTGCCTTGAGCTGCTCAGCCAGAGACTCAGGGCGTGGTGACTCGCTTTCGGGGTGCATGGGGGCGTTGTCCGCGGCGTCACGAGCGGCACGAGAAGGGACGTTGGTGGGATCTGTGGGACCCGATGTGCTCGGTGGCCGTCGACTCGCCCCGCCGCGCGAGTCAGTGACAGCGCGGCGGTCGCGCTTTTCTGACTTGCGTCGCTTGCGGTCGGGGGTGAATGTCATCGCTGTCGAGTTCCGTTCGCCGTTGAAGGTCTCTTACTGAAATTATAGGCAGTTATAATGGAGAAAACAATAGAAACTTCGAAAAATATTCGATTAGAATTATCGTTCCAGTTGAGAGGAACTATTGAAATGATGGAGAACGCGTCATTGGCGTGTTTGGGTGTGATTCTATCTGTCGGCACCGACACGAGATCGACGCAAGACCGACACGAGACCGACACGAGACCGACACGAGATCAGCGCGGAATGCCGCGGCGATCAAAGGCTCCGCGGTGGGCCGCTTCGGTGAGGGCGGCATTCCTGTGGCGGCGGGCCGCCTCGGTGAGGACGGCATTCCTGTGGCGGCGGGCCGCCTCGGCGAAAACGGCATTCCTGCGGCCGCGGGCCGACTGGGTGGAGACGATGAGGCCGCCTCGGCGGGGCAGCATCTGCATGCATGGCCGCTGCGGGTGGGATGATGAGGGATTATGGCACTCGATTTCACGCTCGTGCAGCTGCGGTACTTCCAGGAGGTCGCCCGGCGGGAGAACATGACCGAGGCGGCGAGGCAGCTCAACGTCACCCAATCGGCGATCTCGACGGCGATGGCGCAGCTCGAGCGGACCATCGGCCTCGACCTCTTCATCCGGCAGAAGAACCGGTCGGTCGTGCTCTCCCCGGCGGGAAAGCGCTTCCTCACGGAGGTCACGCCGTTCCTCGAGTCCTCGGACAACCTCGGGGAGACCGCGCTCGGGCTCTCTCGGTCGCTGAGCGGTCAGCTGACCGTCGGCGTGTTCTCGCCGATTGCGCCGACGAGGCTGCCGCTCATCCACGATGAGTTCGAGAAGCGCTATCCGGACGTGCGGGTCAACTACCTCGAGGCGGACCTGGAAGAGCTGCAGCGAGCGGTCACTGCCGGTGACTGCGACATCGCCCTGACTTATACGCTGGGGCTGAGCGACCGCTTCGACACGTATCTCATCGATGTCGTCAGGCCGCACGTCCTCGTATCACTCGAGCACCGCCTCGGGGCCGGAGGGCGTCCCCGCCCCGTGCATCTGCGCGAGCTGGCGGACGAGAACTACATCCAGCTCGATCTTCCCTATTCTCGCCAGTACTACGACGAGCTGTTCCGGATCGCCGGGGTCGTCCCGCGTATTCGCCACTCGTTCTCCGGATACGAGACCGTGCGCTCGTTCGTGGCGATGGGGCTCGGCTACTCCCTGCTCAGCCAGAGCGTCTCCTCGGGGACCTATATCGGTTCGAAGACCGTCGACATCCCGCTCCTCGACGACTTCCCGAGCATCGACCTCGCATTCATCTGGCCCAACGACGTCCGACTCAATCGGCGGGGCCGGGCCTACTGCGAACTGACGAAGGAGATCCTCGGCCCGGCGTCGGGTCATCAATCGGATCTATGAGCTACCCAAAAAGTAACTGTTGGACTGATGTGATCTGTGCCGCAAAGATGGTGCCAACCATCACGCGACTCCAGGAGCACCTCGATGTCCACCCCAACAGTTGAGCAGGGACGCACGTCCACGAGCATGCAGCGGAAAGTGCTGCTCGGCGGCAGCATCGGCCAGTTCGTCGAGTTCTACGACTTCACGTTGTACGGACTCTCGGCAGTCATTCTGTCCGAATACTTCTTTCCCGACGGCGACCGGATCACCGGCCTGCTGGTCATCTTCGCGACCTTCGGCGTCGCCTTCGTCATGCGCCCCCTCGGCGGACTGTTCTTCGGAGCCCTCGGGGACAAGGTGGGCCGACGGAAGACGCTGACCATCACGATCTTCCTCGTCGGAGCCTGCACGGCGCTCATCGGCATCCTGCCCGG
Protein-coding regions in this window:
- a CDS encoding HNH endonuclease signature motif containing protein — its product is MFPGCDAPPGWCDVNHVVPHARGGKTDINNMCCLCSFHHHLMDRSDWEVFMLTDGRPAWRPPESIDPARTPILHSRFITDDIIDGLFGT
- a CDS encoding MarR family transcriptional regulator, producing the protein MGEQHTTAGSSGQPDSSPAPSLGMLAFLAYRQMEMRSMDAVGAAGHTITLSQARLFERVSPEGSRLTELADAAQLTKQSAAYLVDELITAGYLERSRDPKDGRAKLISITDRGFEVIAIARQAEAEVEGEWRIHLGDESFDMLQRLLVELREVTDPFR
- a CDS encoding DUF222 domain-containing protein, with product MHPESESPRPESLAEQLKAAGLDLSGHHFAEVFEALAPVATNSVSTDGEEQDEAGSTSDAEQPNAADASASSTEIEPNAPTDSISQPNPTALFETSEQNRSTTQPASTDPATPATASAPAAAQPEAEEDFHRPTSLHPVLTDSAWNDLAASTPEITDSIASLTGLVAGLRAFDRPMGPGEALQVIDGAEALRRLSESLSTLALAVYERVGTPKDSGAKSTKALIQERLNLSGREANRRAKLAENLGGRVALDGQPLEPEHPLVAEQLYLGTLPAEHLTVIEDCLKALPPWVDHETRSRVETDLVKYAKSVTVSELRDIFRQMLALIDPDGAEPLDPSDRSAYFITARPKRNGDWRLEGVLDPVAGSELHGLLTSRIQSAKDNTASTAESSSGEEKFEPLDAVLTGDRFDAPPWAVSEATGGPEASDDPATDSEDSPAARSFPAGHGVRPDGTTVNLISEQPNAKAWIYERFATLISRISMKEAAKGSPYALVVTAKASDIANGTGEATTGSGDRFPMDDITRRGLNGTVFFHLMNEKARTV
- a CDS encoding LysR family transcriptional regulator, whose product is MALDFTLVQLRYFQEVARRENMTEAARQLNVTQSAISTAMAQLERTIGLDLFIRQKNRSVVLSPAGKRFLTEVTPFLESSDNLGETALGLSRSLSGQLTVGVFSPIAPTRLPLIHDEFEKRYPDVRVNYLEADLEELQRAVTAGDCDIALTYTLGLSDRFDTYLIDVVRPHVLVSLEHRLGAGGRPRPVHLRELADENYIQLDLPYSRQYYDELFRIAGVVPRIRHSFSGYETVRSFVAMGLGYSLLSQSVSSGTYIGSKTVDIPLLDDFPSIDLAFIWPNDVRLNRRGRAYCELTKEILGPASGHQSDL
- a CDS encoding maleylpyruvate isomerase family mycothiol-dependent enzyme, whose product is MDDALWSTVSRERLSLADTLDTLTPEQWAAPSLCSEWSVQDVAAHLAMTPTAPTLGQIVVGILHSRGDLWAFGRDIAREYAQRPTDQIITELRRTADSRHLPPLTNPDNALLDIIVHGQDIARPLGIDRMIPTSAGLAAFAHAWSMGWPFHAQRRLRGIRLSATDAKLSASDANFAVGSGELIEGRLGDLLLLVTGRTEAALPHLSGPGISLLTPPSISRE